In one window of Flavobacterium ginsengisoli DNA:
- a CDS encoding lysophospholipid acyltransferase family protein: MVFPEGTRSESNIIKRFHKGAFFLAEEFKLDIIPVVIHGASELIPKGDFVIHHGKLTVTILERIAPDDLSFGNNYAERTKQISSFFKAEYRKIRQELEGPDYFKTMLINSYDYKEIEIGQSVKKDLKHNLETYYSLNKHVQPKAKILHLGSDYGQLDVLLALHEPQRKIFSFINDEEKIVGSQNELFS, translated from the coding sequence ATGGTTTTTCCAGAAGGAACTCGTTCCGAAAGCAATATCATTAAGCGATTCCACAAAGGTGCTTTTTTCCTTGCCGAAGAATTTAAACTGGATATTATTCCGGTTGTTATTCATGGTGCTTCAGAACTAATTCCAAAAGGTGATTTTGTGATTCACCACGGAAAATTGACAGTTACAATTTTAGAACGAATTGCTCCAGATGATCTTTCGTTTGGAAATAATTATGCCGAAAGAACCAAACAAATTAGTTCGTTTTTTAAAGCAGAATATCGCAAAATTAGACAAGAACTTGAAGGTCCAGATTATTTCAAAACAATGTTAATCAACAGTTATGATTACAAAGAAATTGAAATTGGACAAAGCGTAAAAAAGGATTTGAAACATAATCTCGAAACGTATTACAGCTTAAATAAACACGTTCAGCCAAAAGCAAAAATCCTTCATTTAGGAAGTGATTACGGGCAATTGGATGTTTTATTGGCTTTGCACGAACCGCAACGAAAAATATTTTCTTTTATAAATGATGAAGAAAAAATTGTTGGTAGCCAAAACGAATTATTTAGTTAA
- a CDS encoding polysaccharide deacetylase family protein, with protein MITHKNISLFFIFLLLLLFLLNLYNAIHFLWFVVVILIWIGINAFGSARISSNYHVKAFCSNPLETEKKIALTFDDGPSIYTLEVLELLKKYNAKATFFCIGKNIETHPEILQKVIDEGHFVGNHSYSHSKFFDFYNAKKITEELQKTDALLEKFTSKKINFFRPPYGVTTPSIRRALKVTGHKTIGWNIRSLDGGTQNQELIFNRLIKHISPGGIVLLHDTAEHSVLVLEQFLQFLQQNNYEVVSIEELLDLKAYEVGRR; from the coding sequence ATGATAACGCACAAAAACATATCGCTGTTTTTTATCTTTTTATTGCTTTTATTGTTTCTTCTGAATCTTTATAATGCAATTCATTTTCTGTGGTTTGTTGTTGTAATTCTTATTTGGATCGGAATAAATGCTTTTGGTTCTGCACGCATTTCTTCCAATTATCATGTAAAAGCATTTTGCAGTAATCCGTTAGAAACAGAAAAAAAAATCGCGCTTACTTTTGATGATGGTCCGAGTATTTATACGTTGGAAGTTTTAGAGCTTCTTAAAAAATACAATGCCAAAGCGACCTTTTTCTGCATTGGAAAAAATATCGAAACGCATCCTGAAATTCTCCAAAAAGTGATTGATGAAGGGCACTTCGTTGGAAATCATTCCTACTCACATTCTAAATTTTTTGATTTTTATAATGCGAAAAAAATAACCGAAGAACTTCAGAAAACAGACGCTCTTCTGGAAAAATTCACTTCAAAAAAAATCAACTTTTTTCGTCCGCCTTATGGAGTTACAACTCCTTCGATAAGAAGAGCTTTAAAAGTGACCGGACATAAAACCATTGGCTGGAATATTCGTTCGCTTGACGGAGGAACCCAAAATCAGGAATTAATTTTCAATCGACTCATTAAGCATATTTCTCCCGGCGGAATTGTACTTTTGCATGATACAGCAGAACATTCTGTTTTGGTACTGGAACAGTTTTTGCAATTTTTACAGCAAAATAATTATGAAGTGGTTTCGATTGAAGAACTTTTGGATCTTAAAGCTTATGAAGTTGGACGCAGATAA
- a CDS encoding outer membrane lipoprotein carrier protein LolA, with protein MKTKIALLILFISGNLFAQEQKMTDAEIASFKQDVNVVAKKIKTLTTDFVQYKHLDFLSKDIETSGKMVFKEPALLQWQYKKPYNYSITFKNGKILINDEGKKSAVDIGNSKIFARINKLIVGSVSGNMFDDKEFTISYFKLKGQNLAKFVPKDATLKKYIKQIELTFDKEEATVVQVKLLESSEDYTRIVLKNKVINAKIDDSVFSN; from the coding sequence ATGAAAACTAAAATAGCACTACTCATTCTATTTATTTCAGGCAATTTGTTCGCACAGGAACAAAAAATGACCGATGCCGAAATTGCTTCTTTTAAACAAGACGTAAATGTGGTGGCCAAAAAAATCAAAACGTTGACGACTGATTTTGTTCAGTATAAACATTTAGATTTTTTATCAAAAGACATTGAAACTTCAGGAAAAATGGTTTTTAAAGAACCAGCTTTGCTTCAATGGCAATATAAAAAACCATATAACTATAGCATCACTTTCAAAAACGGAAAAATCCTAATTAACGATGAAGGAAAGAAAAGTGCCGTTGATATTGGAAACAGTAAAATCTTTGCGCGAATTAATAAATTGATCGTGGGAAGTGTGAGCGGAAATATGTTTGATGATAAAGAATTTACGATTTCGTATTTTAAATTGAAAGGTCAGAATCTGGCAAAATTTGTTCCGAAAGATGCGACGCTTAAAAAATACATTAAACAAATCGAACTGACTTTTGACAAAGAAGAGGCAACAGTTGTTCAGGTAAAACTGCTAGAATCATCTGAAGATTATACCCGAATTGTACTTAAAAATAAAGTGATCAATGCAAAAATCGACGATTCAGTTTTTAGTAATTAA
- a CDS encoding 3-oxoacyl-ACP synthase: MISNKTYIQSYITIQNNEIVLNGTSVFKIEPTDFADFSKQAYRNFEMQYPKFFKMDALSKLAFLGSELLLGPITSTEQENNIALVLANKSSSLDTDVKYQESISDKENYYPSPAVFVYTSPNICLGEISIRHQLKSENSFFIFDTFNTEFMSNYSNILLNTNKADVVLCGWVEYFNDNYKAFLCTISTEENAKYTNETINTLYNK, translated from the coding sequence ATGATTTCAAACAAAACCTACATACAATCCTACATCACTATCCAAAACAACGAAATTGTTTTGAACGGAACTTCTGTATTCAAAATTGAACCGACAGATTTTGCTGATTTCTCGAAACAAGCCTATCGCAATTTTGAAATGCAATATCCAAAGTTTTTCAAAATGGATGCTTTGAGCAAACTGGCTTTTTTAGGATCAGAATTGCTTTTGGGTCCGATAACCTCAACAGAGCAGGAAAATAATATCGCTTTGGTTTTGGCCAATAAATCGTCAAGTTTGGATACCGATGTAAAATATCAGGAATCTATTTCAGACAAAGAAAACTATTATCCGAGTCCGGCGGTCTTTGTTTATACGTCGCCAAATATTTGTTTGGGCGAAATAAGTATCCGTCATCAGCTGAAAAGTGAAAATTCTTTCTTTATATTTGACACCTTTAACACCGAATTTATGTCGAATTATTCGAATATTCTTCTGAATACGAATAAAGCAGATGTGGTTTTGTGCGGTTGGGTAGAATATTTTAACGACAATTATAAAGCTTTTTTATGTACAATTAGTACAGAAGAAAATGCAAAATATACAAACGAGACTATCAATACATTATACAATAAATAA
- a CDS encoding phosphopantetheine-binding protein, protein MEALKEELKNKIITTLNLEDIAVEDIADNDPLFGDGLGLDSIDALELIVILDKDYGIKLVDPKEGKSIFQSIETMAAYISANRTK, encoded by the coding sequence ATGGAAGCATTAAAAGAAGAATTAAAAAATAAAATCATAACAACTTTAAACCTTGAAGATATTGCAGTAGAAGATATTGCTGATAACGATCCTTTGTTTGGAGATGGTTTAGGTTTAGACTCGATTGATGCACTTGAATTGATCGTGATTTTAGATAAAGATTACGGAATTAAATTAGTAGATCCGAAAGAAGGAAAATCTATTTTCCAATCTATCGAAACTATGGCAGCGTATATCAGCGCTAACAGAACTAAATAG
- a CDS encoding outer membrane beta-barrel protein, with protein MTKRIFFFIAVFFLVLNIQAQVTVKPGLRAGFSFSTISEMHADYKTDFYAGGFTEIKITKVYALQPEINYSRQGSNNVARNYFDENTQTNKVEHLDLDINYLSLSVMNKFTLPVGIQFQAGPTLDILLNDNLAVRKAQNDLGLVLGVAYALPSGLTFEARFKKGSLDILSDDYYQNDSNNYYLFGDYNTNINFQLGVSYSFGK; from the coding sequence ATGACTAAAAGAATATTCTTCTTTATTGCTGTTTTTTTCTTGGTTTTAAATATACAAGCACAAGTAACCGTTAAACCAGGTTTAAGAGCTGGATTTAGTTTTTCAACTATTTCTGAAATGCATGCCGATTATAAAACTGATTTTTATGCTGGAGGTTTTACAGAAATTAAAATAACCAAAGTTTACGCCCTTCAACCAGAGATTAATTACAGCAGACAAGGTTCTAATAATGTAGCTCGAAATTATTTTGATGAAAATACACAGACCAATAAAGTAGAACATTTAGATCTTGATATCAATTATTTGTCACTTTCTGTTATGAATAAATTTACTTTACCAGTAGGAATTCAATTTCAAGCAGGACCAACATTAGATATTTTATTGAATGATAATCTTGCGGTTAGAAAAGCACAAAATGATCTTGGTTTGGTTTTAGGAGTTGCCTATGCCCTGCCTTCTGGTTTAACATTTGAAGCGCGATTCAAAAAAGGGTCGCTTGATATTTTAAGCGACGATTATTATCAAAATGACTCCAATAATTATTATTTATTTGGAGATTATAACACGAATATTAATTTTCAGTTGGGGGTTTCCTATTCATTTGGAAAATAA
- a CDS encoding MMPL family transporter, whose product MRATVQGNYKSIISPSGFITKDFILQDPFGISFIALKKLQQLNIGDDFTLENGFVMTKDKKKLLLFITSNIPSSETEKNTIFAEKLKSIQENLNTQFKGKTSISYFGSALIAVANANQIKGDIILTTSIAMFTLMLILILFYRKVLIPLIIFLPTVFGGLFAVAFLYFVREQISAISLGIGSILLGITIDYSIHILTHYKHNSDVKTLYKDITMPVIMSSSTTAVAFLCLLFVKSDALNDLGIFVAVIVMATGVFSLLIVPHLYKPKENPAEHKKNVIDKMAHFSFHNNKILIGLCVIITIICCFTYNDVGFNNDLSQLNFIPKEIKVAEKQLEESTSLTSKTIYVASYGKTMEEALEHNSKLFDDLSAAKKQDKILNFSSVGGIVLSQKEQIEKIKKWNSFWTSQKKEFIKSELIAEGSKLGFKPTTYNLFFDHLDFDFKPVSATEFLKIKALQLQEFITEKNGFYTISTLVKVSPEQRDIFVKSASAKENVIAIDRQQMNETFFSTLKTDFNSLVNYSFVAVILILFFFFRRIELVIISCIPIALTGIVTAGIMGIFGIQMNIFSMIVCTLIFGHGVDFSIFMTSALQKEYTNGVNEIAIYRTSIILAVITTILGIGAMIFAKHPALTSISLVSLIGVFAALIITFIFYPILFKLFLSNRPKKGNPPFQLRTFVHGIISFAYYGLGGIVMSIFSFTIMPILPFSKKSKMKAFRYVISKFMKSVLYSNPFIRKKVINNFNETFEKPAVIIANHSSFLDILSIGMLSPKIIFLVSDWVYNSPIFGGVVRKAGFYPVSEGLEGGVEHLRKK is encoded by the coding sequence TTGCGAGCAACCGTTCAAGGAAATTACAAATCGATTATTTCTCCGTCTGGATTTATAACCAAAGATTTTATTTTGCAAGATCCATTTGGGATTTCTTTTATTGCTCTAAAAAAATTACAGCAATTAAATATTGGCGACGATTTTACGCTCGAAAACGGTTTTGTAATGACGAAAGATAAAAAGAAATTACTGCTTTTTATCACATCCAATATTCCGTCGAGCGAAACAGAAAAGAATACCATTTTTGCAGAAAAACTGAAATCGATTCAGGAAAATCTAAATACACAATTTAAAGGAAAAACGTCTATCAGTTATTTTGGTTCTGCTTTAATTGCAGTTGCCAATGCCAATCAGATTAAAGGAGATATTATTTTAACGACATCCATTGCGATGTTTACTTTAATGCTCATTCTGATTTTATTTTATAGAAAAGTCTTAATTCCGTTGATTATTTTTCTGCCAACGGTTTTTGGCGGTTTGTTTGCGGTTGCCTTTTTATATTTTGTGAGAGAACAAATCTCAGCAATTTCATTAGGAATTGGTTCTATTTTATTGGGAATTACGATTGATTATTCTATTCACATTCTCACGCATTACAAACATAATAGCGATGTAAAAACGTTGTATAAAGATATTACGATGCCGGTCATCATGAGCAGTTCTACAACCGCAGTTGCTTTTTTATGTCTGCTTTTTGTAAAATCGGATGCCTTAAACGATCTCGGAATTTTTGTCGCTGTTATCGTTATGGCAACGGGAGTTTTCTCGCTTTTGATTGTTCCGCATTTGTACAAACCAAAAGAAAATCCGGCAGAACATAAAAAGAATGTGATCGATAAAATGGCTCATTTTTCTTTTCACAACAATAAAATCTTAATCGGACTTTGCGTTATTATTACCATTATCTGCTGTTTTACTTATAATGATGTTGGTTTTAATAACGATTTATCTCAGCTGAATTTTATTCCGAAAGAAATCAAAGTCGCCGAAAAACAGTTGGAAGAAAGCACGAGCTTAACTTCTAAAACCATCTATGTCGCTTCTTATGGAAAAACCATGGAAGAAGCTTTAGAGCATAATAGCAAACTTTTTGATGATTTATCTGCAGCAAAAAAACAGGATAAAATTTTAAATTTCAGTTCAGTTGGCGGCATTGTACTTTCGCAAAAAGAACAAATTGAAAAAATTAAAAAATGGAATTCGTTCTGGACTTCACAGAAAAAAGAATTCATAAAATCAGAATTAATTGCCGAAGGTTCTAAACTTGGTTTTAAACCCACAACATACAATCTGTTTTTTGATCATTTAGATTTTGATTTCAAACCTGTTTCTGCGACTGAATTTCTAAAAATTAAAGCACTCCAGTTACAAGAATTTATAACCGAAAAAAATGGTTTTTATACTATTTCAACCTTAGTAAAAGTATCGCCAGAACAACGAGATATTTTTGTAAAATCGGCTTCGGCAAAAGAAAACGTAATTGCAATTGATCGCCAGCAGATGAACGAAACGTTTTTCAGCACTTTAAAAACCGATTTTAATTCGCTTGTCAATTATTCATTTGTTGCCGTAATTTTAATTCTGTTTTTCTTTTTCCGAAGAATCGAATTAGTAATCATAAGCTGTATTCCAATTGCATTAACAGGAATTGTGACCGCAGGAATTATGGGCATTTTTGGCATTCAAATGAATATTTTCAGTATGATTGTCTGCACCTTGATTTTTGGTCACGGAGTCGATTTCAGTATCTTCATGACTAGTGCATTACAAAAAGAATATACCAATGGCGTTAACGAAATTGCCATTTACAGAACCTCAATTATTCTGGCAGTTATCACGACAATCTTAGGAATCGGCGCAATGATTTTTGCCAAACATCCTGCGCTTACTTCCATTTCTCTGGTTTCATTAATAGGGGTTTTTGCGGCGCTGATTATTACTTTCATTTTCTATCCGATTTTGTTCAAACTGTTTTTATCAAATCGTCCCAAAAAAGGAAATCCTCCTTTTCAATTGCGAACTTTTGTTCACGGTATAATTTCGTTTGCTTATTATGGTTTAGGCGGCATTGTAATGTCGATTTTCAGTTTTACTATTATGCCGATTTTGCCTTTCAGCAAAAAATCAAAAATGAAAGCTTTCCGATATGTGATTTCAAAATTCATGAAATCGGTATTGTATTCAAATCCTTTTATTCGCAAAAAAGTCATTAATAATTTCAATGAAACTTTTGAGAAACCGGCCGTAATTATTGCTAATCACTCTTCATTTCTAGATATTCTTTCAATCGGAATGTTAAGCCCAAAAATCATTTTCTTGGTAAGCGATTGGGTGTACAATTCTCCTATTTTTGGCGGTGTTGTTAGAAAAGCAGGTTTTTATCCCGTTTCTGAAGGTCTTGAAGGCGGCGTTGAACATTTAAGAAAAAAATAG
- a CDS encoding 3-hydroxyacyl-ACP dehydratase: MILQDFYKILSEEKVSDSKYIITILVNEKHEVFKGHFPGNPIMPGVCMIQIIKELTESITKSSLMIQSLANVKFMALINPEVTPELRLELDATTTEDDLVKVKNTTYFNDTTALKLSTVYKKI; the protein is encoded by the coding sequence ATGATTTTACAAGATTTTTATAAAATACTATCAGAAGAAAAAGTATCTGATTCGAAATATATTATTACAATTTTAGTCAATGAGAAACATGAGGTTTTTAAAGGGCATTTTCCTGGAAATCCTATTATGCCTGGTGTTTGCATGATTCAGATTATCAAAGAACTTACAGAATCGATTACCAAAAGTTCGCTGATGATTCAGTCTTTGGCAAATGTAAAATTCATGGCGCTGATTAATCCGGAGGTTACTCCAGAATTACGCTTGGAATTGGATGCTACCACAACGGAAGACGATTTAGTAAAAGTGAAAAACACGACTTACTTTAACGACACAACTGCTCTTAAATTGAGCACGGTGTACAAAAAAATATAA
- the rbfA gene encoding 30S ribosome-binding factor RbfA yields the protein METNRQKKIGGVIQKDLVDILQGEVRKNGITNLVISVSKVSVTTDLSVATVYLSIFPQEKAKETLEAIKTNTTLIKHDLSQRVRLQLRRVPNLVFFIDDSLDYIEKIDNALAGKENPIENRDLLEKRRKS from the coding sequence ATGGAAACAAATAGACAGAAAAAAATAGGCGGTGTTATTCAGAAAGATCTGGTTGACATTTTGCAAGGTGAAGTGAGAAAAAACGGAATTACAAACTTGGTAATTTCTGTATCCAAAGTGAGTGTAACTACAGATTTGTCTGTGGCAACAGTTTATCTAAGCATTTTTCCGCAAGAAAAAGCCAAAGAAACTTTAGAAGCAATCAAAACCAATACAACTTTAATCAAACATGATTTGTCGCAACGTGTTCGTTTGCAATTACGTCGCGTTCCGAATTTAGTATTCTTTATTGATGACTCTTTAGATTATATAGAGAAAATCGACAATGCACTTGCTGGAAAAGAAAACCCAATTGAAAATCGTGATCTTTTAGAAAAAAGAAGAAAGTCGTAA
- a CDS encoding phytoene desaturase family protein — protein sequence MKKQYDVVIIGSGLGGLVSAVILAKEGYSVCILEKNNQYGGNLQTFVRDKTIFDTGIHYIGGLGEGQNLHQYFKYIGIMDHLNLKKLDENGFDIISFDDDQTEYPHAQGFENFIQQLTKYFPEEKENLEQYCQKIKAVCKTFPLYNLESQGKYNDEILALNAKETIDSFTGNEKLKAVLAGSNFLYAGIPDKSPFYVHALVVNSYIESSWRCVNGGSQITKQLLKQLKKYGGEFFKHKEVTKIEVENQKVNSVQMKDGTEVSGTYFISNIEPKTTLKMAGQENFRKPFFNRIQNLENVLSAFSLYIVFKPKTFKYINHNYYHFKSTNDVWTAYEYDENSWPKTFMASMNPSKKDEEWADGMTFLTYMKYDDVKAWENTFNTTFEENDRGESYENFKAKKATQFLEEIEKKFPGIKDCIKSVHTSTPLSYRDYIGGDGGNMYGYVKDSNNPMKTLIPTKTKVENLYLTGQSINMHGVLGVTVGAVITCSEIVGKEYLLEKIKKASE from the coding sequence ATGAAAAAACAATACGATGTAGTTATCATTGGCAGCGGTTTAGGCGGATTGGTTTCTGCTGTTATTCTGGCAAAAGAAGGCTACAGCGTTTGTATACTCGAAAAAAACAATCAATATGGCGGAAATCTTCAGACTTTCGTTAGAGATAAAACTATTTTTGATACGGGAATTCATTATATCGGAGGTTTAGGCGAAGGCCAAAATCTTCATCAGTATTTCAAATATATTGGAATAATGGATCATTTGAATCTAAAAAAATTAGACGAAAATGGTTTTGATATTATTTCTTTTGATGATGACCAAACCGAATATCCGCATGCACAGGGTTTTGAAAATTTCATTCAGCAACTGACAAAATACTTTCCTGAAGAAAAAGAAAATCTCGAACAATACTGCCAGAAAATAAAAGCAGTCTGCAAAACATTTCCGCTTTACAATCTAGAATCGCAAGGAAAATATAATGATGAAATTTTAGCGCTTAACGCGAAAGAAACTATCGATTCTTTTACTGGAAATGAAAAACTAAAAGCTGTTCTGGCGGGATCCAATTTTCTCTACGCCGGAATTCCAGATAAATCGCCATTTTACGTTCATGCGCTTGTTGTCAATTCGTACATCGAAAGTTCTTGGCGTTGTGTAAATGGCGGAAGTCAAATTACCAAACAATTGCTGAAACAGCTTAAAAAATATGGTGGAGAGTTTTTCAAACATAAAGAAGTCACCAAAATTGAAGTCGAAAATCAAAAGGTAAATTCGGTACAAATGAAAGACGGAACCGAAGTTTCTGGAACGTATTTTATTTCGAACATTGAACCGAAAACGACTTTGAAAATGGCGGGTCAGGAAAACTTTAGAAAACCGTTTTTCAATAGAATTCAAAATCTAGAAAACGTACTATCTGCTTTCAGTTTGTATATCGTTTTTAAACCTAAAACTTTTAAATACATCAATCACAATTATTATCATTTTAAAAGTACAAATGATGTTTGGACTGCTTATGAATATGATGAAAATTCATGGCCAAAAACATTTATGGCTTCTATGAATCCGTCGAAAAAAGATGAAGAATGGGCAGACGGAATGACGTTTTTGACTTATATGAAATATGATGATGTCAAAGCTTGGGAAAACACTTTCAATACTACTTTTGAAGAAAATGATCGAGGGGAAAGTTATGAGAATTTCAAAGCTAAAAAAGCAACCCAATTTTTAGAAGAAATAGAGAAAAAGTTTCCTGGCATAAAAGATTGCATCAAATCAGTGCATACTTCTACTCCACTTTCTTATCGTGATTATATTGGCGGAGACGGCGGAAATATGTACGGATATGTTAAAGATTCTAATAATCCGATGAAAACTTTAATTCCGACTAAAACTAAGGTAGAAAATCTTTATCTTACAGGCCAAAGTATCAACATGCACGGTGTCTTAGGAGTTACGGTCGGAGCGGTTATAACCTGCTCAGAAATTGTAGGAAAAGAATATCTGCTCGAAAAAATTAAAAAAGCATCTGAATAG
- a CDS encoding beta-ketoacyl-[acyl-carrier-protein] synthase family protein encodes MARGVAITGMGIISAIGNSVEENYISLIENKIGVSRIQNISTVHADVIKVGEIKKTNEDLVDELKLNEDNNFSRTAMIGTLATKQAVENAGITNINEFRTGLISATSVGGMDMTERHYYDYFEKPELTKYITCHDGGDVAEKIADELGLKGMVTTISTACSSAANSIMLGARLIKTGKLDRVIVGGADALAKFTINGFKTLMILSDDYNKPFDNTRKGLNLGEAAAFLVLESDEIVAKQNKKVLARVSGYGNANDAFHQTASSENGDGAYLAMKKAFEVSGLKPSEIDYINVHGTATPNNDLSEGRALLRIYENEKVPDFSSTKPFTGHTLAAAAAIEAVYSVLAIQNNVVYPNLNFEVPMEEFDLKPQTTLKNKTIEHVLSNSFGFGGNCSTLIFSKS; translated from the coding sequence ATGGCAAGAGGTGTTGCAATAACGGGAATGGGAATTATCTCTGCGATTGGTAATTCGGTTGAGGAAAACTACATTTCCTTGATTGAAAACAAAATCGGTGTTTCTCGTATTCAAAATATTTCGACTGTTCACGCAGATGTTATCAAAGTTGGCGAAATCAAAAAAACCAACGAAGATCTTGTTGATGAACTGAAATTAAATGAGGATAATAATTTCTCCCGAACCGCTATGATTGGCACTTTGGCGACAAAACAAGCTGTTGAAAATGCTGGCATTACCAATATAAATGAATTTAGAACGGGACTTATTTCGGCTACAAGTGTGGGCGGAATGGACATGACGGAAAGACATTATTACGATTATTTCGAAAAACCAGAATTGACCAAATACATCACTTGTCACGATGGCGGCGATGTTGCCGAAAAAATTGCTGATGAATTAGGTTTAAAAGGAATGGTTACAACTATAAGTACTGCTTGTTCGTCTGCGGCCAATTCCATTATGTTGGGTGCAAGATTGATCAAAACGGGAAAATTAGATCGCGTAATTGTGGGCGGAGCCGATGCTTTGGCAAAATTCACCATCAACGGATTCAAGACTTTGATGATTTTATCTGACGATTACAACAAGCCTTTTGACAATACCAGAAAAGGATTAAATCTCGGAGAAGCTGCCGCTTTTTTAGTTTTAGAATCGGATGAAATTGTAGCAAAACAAAACAAAAAAGTATTGGCAAGAGTTTCAGGTTACGGAAATGCCAACGATGCTTTTCATCAAACTGCTTCTTCAGAAAATGGAGACGGCGCTTATTTGGCCATGAAAAAAGCGTTTGAAGTTTCAGGTTTAAAACCTTCTGAAATTGATTACATCAACGTGCATGGAACTGCAACTCCAAACAACGATTTGTCTGAGGGAAGAGCTTTACTTCGAATTTATGAAAACGAAAAAGTTCCAGATTTCAGTTCTACAAAACCTTTTACAGGACATACATTAGCGGCTGCAGCCGCAATTGAAGCCGTTTACAGTGTTTTGGCAATTCAGAATAATGTGGTTTACCCAAATTTGAATTTTGAAGTTCCGATGGAAGAATTTGATTTGAAACCGCAGACAACTTTAAAGAATAAAACTATCGAGCATGTTTTATCCAACTCTTTTGGTTTTGGAGGAAACTGTTCAACTCTTATATTTTCAAAAAGCTAA
- a CDS encoding porin family protein, giving the protein MRKFVLIAFVLLIGMQTEAQVKVSPGLRGGLNVSTLTNIDDNSSKTDFYVGGLVNIKFNKFFSVQPEINYSRQGDEGRYFENGRYYSEKYELNYITLGAVAKFNFGGGGFHLLAGPSLDLKVSDNYVNTNPEDFDLSFVGGVGYTLPNGLTFEARLKQGLIDIYGYNGYDYDNNGYYYNDVILNQVFQIGISYTFKTK; this is encoded by the coding sequence ATGAGAAAATTTGTTTTAATTGCATTTGTTTTATTAATCGGAATGCAAACAGAAGCGCAAGTAAAAGTTAGTCCAGGACTAAGAGGTGGTTTGAATGTATCAACATTAACGAATATTGATGACAATAGTTCTAAAACAGATTTCTATGTTGGTGGATTGGTAAATATTAAATTCAATAAATTTTTCTCGGTTCAACCAGAGATAAATTATTCTAGACAAGGTGATGAAGGAAGATATTTTGAAAACGGCCGTTATTATTCTGAAAAGTATGAGTTGAATTATATAACACTGGGAGCGGTTGCAAAATTTAACTTTGGAGGTGGAGGTTTTCATCTATTGGCAGGCCCTTCTTTAGATTTAAAAGTTAGTGATAATTATGTAAATACTAACCCAGAAGATTTTGATCTTTCATTTGTTGGAGGTGTTGGTTATACTTTGCCAAATGGTTTAACTTTTGAAGCTCGACTTAAACAAGGATTAATTGATATTTATGGTTATAACGGATATGATTATGACAATAATGGATATTACTATAATGATGTAATCTTAAATCAAGTTTTCCAAATCGGAATTAGTTATACATTTAAAACAAAATAA
- a CDS encoding DUF6934 family protein yields MIKINLENTFEATSVSHNFDQYIFESVLKDDTIIKLKVKFTNIAESLLPNVYNLAFGPFDISGRINDSINLKHKDSNKVFSTIILFSITFLKNNPHASIGIDGSDDLRANLYHRMFRYNYKNLKDFLVIIGVDWYVRLLRNGTIELDSNGLAFFKPKPEPFDFKRKTDDLYRYYMFNLNQ; encoded by the coding sequence ATGATTAAAATTAATTTAGAGAATACTTTTGAGGCGACTTCTGTAAGTCACAATTTTGACCAATATATTTTTGAATCTGTTTTAAAAGATGATACAATAATTAAGCTGAAGGTTAAGTTTACAAACATTGCAGAATCTTTACTGCCAAATGTTTATAATTTAGCTTTTGGACCATTTGATATAAGTGGAAGAATAAATGACTCTATAAATCTTAAACATAAGGATAGTAATAAAGTGTTTTCGACAATCATTTTGTTTTCAATAACTTTTTTAAAAAATAATCCTCATGCTTCAATTGGTATCGATGGCTCAGATGATTTACGGGCAAATTTATATCATCGAATGTTCAGATATAATTATAAAAACTTGAAAGATTTTCTAGTGATTATTGGTGTAGATTGGTATGTGAGATTACTTCGAAACGGAACAATAGAGTTAGATAGTAATGGATTGGCTTTTTTTAAACCAAAACCAGAACCTTTTGATTTTAAAAGGAAAACAGATGATCTTTATAGATACTATATGTTTAATTTAAATCAATAA